One genomic segment of Thiothrix subterranea includes these proteins:
- the trbG gene encoding P-type conjugative transfer protein TrbG: MDTTKLTLIVTASALMHGCAMLDTQPSSSNREFSRSGSFRYGNGLPLPEVQAAMAAAAEPEQATYTHEPAATGWTPEPPPKPVTKPKAKRKAKHASGPLQAIEDANQSARQSPDEASYTNAIMNYGYTSGALYQIHTAPLRLTDIQLEPGEEIIGKPAAGDTVRWVLGVNKSVQDGLPQQHVLIKPVASGLATTLVINTNRRTYLLELTSHKETYMAAVSWQYPQRVQRASLDRLRAQALRQPAPPSVDLDNLNFAYRVEARQGNPHWTPTRVFDDGRRVFIRFPSGFQQGEAPALFVTARNGQSQMVNYRVRNGHYIVDRLFSTAELRVGSDAADVVRIARVG, encoded by the coding sequence ATGGATACAACAAAGCTGACCCTGATCGTTACCGCCTCCGCCCTGATGCACGGATGTGCCATGCTGGATACCCAGCCGTCATCCAGCAACAGGGAGTTTTCCCGTTCGGGGAGTTTCCGCTATGGCAATGGCCTGCCCTTGCCAGAAGTGCAGGCGGCAATGGCAGCAGCAGCCGAACCGGAGCAAGCCACGTATACCCACGAGCCTGCCGCCACCGGCTGGACACCAGAACCACCACCGAAACCCGTCACCAAACCCAAGGCAAAGCGCAAGGCCAAACACGCCAGCGGCCCCCTGCAAGCCATTGAGGATGCCAACCAGAGTGCGCGTCAATCCCCGGATGAGGCAAGCTATACCAATGCCATCATGAACTATGGCTACACCAGCGGGGCTTTGTACCAAATCCATACTGCCCCCTTGCGCCTGACCGACATCCAGCTTGAACCGGGGGAAGAAATCATTGGCAAACCCGCAGCAGGTGACACCGTGCGCTGGGTGTTGGGGGTCAACAAATCAGTGCAGGATGGCCTGCCCCAACAGCATGTGCTGATCAAGCCGGTAGCATCTGGCCTTGCTACCACCTTGGTCATCAACACCAACCGACGCACTTACCTGCTGGAACTGACCAGCCACAAGGAAACCTACATGGCGGCGGTCAGTTGGCAGTACCCGCAACGGGTTCAGCGGGCATCCCTGGACAGGCTCAGGGCGCAAGCCTTGCGCCAGCCAGCCCCTCCCAGTGTTGACCTCGACAACCTCAACTTTGCCTACCGGGTGGAAGCACGCCAGGGCAACCCGCACTGGACACCCACACGGGTGTTTGATGACGGGCGACGGGTCTTTATCCGCTTCCCGTCTGGATTCCAGCAAGGTGAAGCCCCGGCACTGTTTGTGACGGCACGGAATGGGCAGAGCCAGATGGTCAATTACCGGGTCAGGAATGGGCATTACATCGTCGACCGGCTGTTCTCCACCGCCGAATTGCGAGTAGGCAGTGATGCTGCCGATGTGGTCAGGATTGCAAGGGTGGGGTAG
- the trbF gene encoding conjugal transfer protein TrbF: MTTHNVQHDLGREKQELDRYLKARMEWDDRYGSARMQALNWRYLSFFLLGLLMLSMLGMVYLGTLPKKAIHVIEVDKLGHAAYQGEAGTSGVQYKVNEASRKYHLTRFIEDVRSLPADPIVVKRQWEDAYALVTPAAANMLSDYARKYVPTDRMKEERITLNNLTLIPISENSWSAEWEETYWNTRGGNNGTHKWKGIFNLTFQEPTTDAQLKVNPIGMYIDSFSWTQAE, from the coding sequence ATGACCACACACAACGTACAGCACGACCTTGGGCGGGAAAAGCAGGAGCTTGACCGTTACCTGAAAGCCCGGATGGAATGGGATGACCGCTATGGCAGTGCGCGGATGCAGGCGCTGAACTGGCGCTACCTGTCATTCTTCCTGCTGGGTTTGCTGATGCTGTCCATGCTGGGGATGGTGTACCTCGGCACCTTACCCAAGAAAGCCATCCATGTGATTGAAGTGGACAAGCTGGGACACGCAGCCTACCAGGGGGAGGCTGGAACCTCCGGGGTGCAATACAAGGTCAATGAAGCCTCGCGCAAATACCACCTGACCCGCTTCATCGAAGATGTGCGCTCCCTCCCGGCTGACCCCATCGTGGTCAAGCGCCAGTGGGAAGATGCCTATGCACTGGTGACACCGGCTGCCGCCAATATGCTGAGTGATTACGCCCGCAAGTACGTGCCGACCGACCGCATGAAGGAAGAGCGCATTACCCTCAACAACCTGACCCTGATCCCGATTTCCGAGAACTCCTGGAGTGCGGAATGGGAAGAGACTTACTGGAACACCCGTGGCGGCAATAACGGCACACACAAATGGAAGGGCATTTTCAACCTGACCTTCCAGGAACCCACCACCGATGCACAACTCAAGGTGAACCCCATCGGTATGTACATTGATTCGTTTAGCTGGACACAGGCGGAGTAG
- the trbL gene encoding P-type conjugative transfer protein TrbL, with protein MDTAILTNSLNQFLTVFNAAYGLIWANGGQALLWVLAGIELVLVALWWALGGNAQTMDVIKKLLFMMFWLWLVTNFAALAPVFVYSMVDAGISGAGGAAGGHAIILDPSRIFTAGVNAITPIMTMIETMDDWDQVGQVIILWISAFIILIAFAIVAIQVFLTVLEFYLFMGLSAILLPFGINKHTKFIAEKTLGGVVNYGVRLMVLAFILSVTEPTLTGSLTFTVVDGNVEWNEIFSVMVIAWAIALLSWNAPGVAAGLVSGSPSLSAGTATQNSMVGMAAGSAAVGTALGATRAAAGATARLAGNATAGYQRGSAFTHGNAGQKVLGGVAGAGESLVRSSTQRMTQGVRSAWQQGKAESYSAMTGAPLTAGNAPATRPGWAGKLLTTGHRVPHEAHPSGGMQASL; from the coding sequence ATGGACACCGCCATCCTCACCAACTCGCTGAACCAGTTCCTGACTGTATTCAATGCGGCCTATGGGCTGATTTGGGCAAACGGCGGGCAAGCCTTGCTGTGGGTGCTGGCAGGCATTGAACTGGTGCTGGTGGCCTTGTGGTGGGCATTGGGTGGCAATGCCCAAACCATGGATGTCATCAAGAAGCTGCTGTTCATGATGTTCTGGTTGTGGCTGGTGACAAACTTTGCAGCCCTCGCCCCGGTCTTCGTCTACTCAATGGTGGATGCGGGGATCAGTGGGGCAGGGGGTGCGGCGGGTGGCCATGCCATCATCCTTGACCCCAGCCGGATATTCACTGCCGGTGTCAATGCCATCACCCCGATCATGACCATGATTGAAACCATGGACGACTGGGATCAGGTCGGGCAGGTCATCATCCTGTGGATTTCAGCTTTCATCATTCTGATTGCTTTTGCCATCGTCGCCATCCAGGTTTTCCTGACGGTGCTGGAGTTTTACCTGTTCATGGGGCTGTCCGCCATCCTGTTGCCGTTTGGCATCAACAAGCACACCAAGTTCATCGCCGAGAAAACCCTGGGCGGGGTGGTGAACTACGGGGTGCGCCTGATGGTGCTGGCTTTCATCCTCTCCGTGACGGAACCGACCCTGACGGGTTCACTGACCTTCACGGTGGTGGACGGGAATGTGGAGTGGAATGAAATTTTCTCGGTGATGGTGATTGCCTGGGCAATCGCCCTGCTGTCATGGAATGCCCCCGGTGTCGCTGCCGGGCTGGTGTCAGGCTCGCCGTCACTGTCCGCAGGCACGGCCACCCAGAACAGCATGGTCGGCATGGCTGCCGGGAGTGCTGCCGTCGGCACAGCCTTGGGCGCTACCCGTGCGGCTGCCGGAGCAACGGCACGCCTTGCCGGGAATGCCACCGCAGGCTACCAGCGGGGCAGTGCTTTTACCCACGGCAATGCCGGACAAAAAGTGCTGGGGGGTGTGGCAGGTGCGGGGGAGAGTCTGGTCAGGAGCAGTACCCAGCGCATGACCCAAGGGGTGCGCTCTGCCTGGCAACAGGGCAAGGCGGAAAGTTATAGCGCCATGACGGGCGCACCACTGACAGCGGGTAATGCCCCGGCAACCCGTCCGGGCTGGGCGGGTAAATTGCTGACAACCGGACACCGTGTCCCGCATGAGGCACACCCCAGCGGCGGGATGCAGGCCAGCCTGTAG
- the trbE gene encoding conjugal transfer protein TrbE, with protein MTFLHSDYLLIAILLTFFLLLGFGFFIVARQGMAERKPGQHEALADHLQWGALVAPGIILNKNRTLLRTIAFRGPDLAASSDEEMMVVTAKVNNALKRLGTGWTYFIEAQRFQQDVYPQSRWPVAVAWLVDRERQGNFEEKAEHFESSYYLSFVWERPQPLEKKLVDLFYENPKNAKLEDGFARDLDYFIRATTEITTILDTVFPSVGVLDDGQLLSYLHSTLSAQAHPVAAPDLPMYLDAYIPDQPFMAGEVAMVGDYYMPTLSVTGFPHTTTPGVLDKLNYLNIEYRWVNRFICLDKGEAMSTILRQRRYWTGKVKNIWIMLKETAAGEPSRLLNTDAQNKADDADAASQELGMDLVAYGQYTTTVTVWDKNLQQAMNKLHEIKKILNASGFVVKDERMYAFEAWKGSLPGEIRANVRRPLVNTINLAHMMPVSSIWAGDVSNPHLLAACGEGNPHMVCSTTGSTPFRLNLNVGDVGHTVILGPTGSGKSTLLAMLELQWLKYPNAQVIIFDKDRSARAATMAAGGRYYEPGNEDAAVAFQPLAQIDREGERNWALRYVCDMLELQNLTLTPAITQEVEGALRSLADAPPEQRTLTGLHALCQNADIRDALHLYTLSGAYGQLFDADQDELKSSFWLMFEMTHVMEMGEQVVIPTLSYLFHRIEKRFDGRPTLLVLDECWLFLRHGIFASRLQSWLKTLRKRNVYVVFATQEPADAAESSISPTIISACPTRIFLPDAEATVPEVAKYYKTFGLTDAELHIIANAQQKRDYYYRSIKGRRLFTLDMGPVALAFAGFSNPKQQVFLDTIEKKLPASRWAAAILKYNHLDWAVELLEPPRRKAA; from the coding sequence GTGACCTTCCTGCACAGTGATTACCTGCTAATTGCCATCCTGCTGACCTTTTTCCTGCTGCTGGGGTTTGGTTTTTTCATTGTCGCCCGTCAAGGCATGGCTGAGCGCAAGCCTGGGCAGCATGAGGCACTGGCCGACCACCTGCAATGGGGTGCGCTGGTAGCCCCCGGCATTATCCTCAACAAAAACCGCACCCTGTTGCGCACCATCGCCTTCCGTGGCCCGGATTTGGCAGCCTCCTCCGATGAGGAAATGATGGTGGTGACAGCCAAGGTGAATAATGCCCTGAAACGCCTCGGCACAGGCTGGACATACTTCATTGAAGCCCAACGCTTCCAGCAGGACGTTTACCCCCAATCACGCTGGCCTGTGGCGGTCGCCTGGCTGGTTGACCGCGAACGTCAGGGCAACTTTGAGGAAAAGGCAGAACATTTCGAATCTTCCTACTACCTGAGTTTCGTGTGGGAACGTCCGCAACCGCTGGAAAAGAAGCTGGTAGACCTGTTCTACGAAAACCCCAAGAACGCCAAACTGGAAGACGGGTTTGCGCGGGATCTGGACTATTTCATCCGTGCCACCACCGAAATCACCACCATCCTCGACACGGTGTTCCCCAGTGTTGGCGTGCTGGATGACGGGCAACTGCTGTCTTACCTGCATTCCACCCTGTCAGCCCAAGCCCATCCGGTAGCAGCCCCTGACCTGCCGATGTACCTGGATGCCTATATCCCTGACCAGCCATTCATGGCGGGGGAAGTGGCGATGGTGGGCGATTACTACATGCCCACCCTGTCAGTGACAGGTTTCCCGCACACCACCACACCCGGCGTCCTCGACAAGCTCAATTACCTGAATATCGAATACCGCTGGGTCAACCGCTTCATCTGCCTCGACAAGGGTGAGGCGATGTCCACCATCCTGCGCCAGCGCCGCTACTGGACAGGCAAGGTGAAAAACATCTGGATCATGCTCAAGGAAACCGCTGCGGGTGAACCCAGCCGTTTGTTGAACACCGATGCCCAGAACAAGGCCGATGATGCCGATGCCGCATCCCAGGAACTGGGCATGGATCTGGTGGCTTACGGGCAGTACACCACCACCGTGACGGTGTGGGACAAGAACTTGCAACAGGCCATGAACAAGCTGCACGAGATCAAGAAAATCCTCAATGCCAGCGGCTTTGTGGTCAAGGACGAACGCATGTATGCGTTTGAAGCATGGAAAGGCAGCCTGCCAGGTGAAATCCGTGCCAATGTGCGCCGCCCGCTGGTCAACACCATCAACCTTGCCCACATGATGCCGGTGTCCTCGATCTGGGCTGGGGATGTGTCCAACCCACACTTGCTGGCGGCCTGCGGTGAAGGCAACCCGCACATGGTGTGCAGCACCACCGGCTCGACCCCGTTCCGCCTTAACCTCAATGTTGGCGATGTGGGGCATACCGTGATTTTGGGGCCGACTGGCTCCGGCAAGTCCACCCTGTTGGCGATGCTGGAACTGCAATGGCTGAAGTATCCGAATGCCCAAGTGATCATTTTCGATAAAGACCGTTCGGCACGCGCCGCCACGATGGCAGCCGGTGGACGCTATTATGAACCGGGCAATGAGGATGCTGCCGTGGCCTTCCAGCCGCTGGCACAGATTGACCGCGAAGGGGAACGCAACTGGGCATTGCGTTATGTGTGCGACATGCTGGAACTCCAGAACCTGACATTGACCCCTGCGATTACCCAGGAAGTGGAAGGTGCGTTACGTTCACTGGCAGACGCACCACCCGAACAGCGCACCCTGACCGGCTTGCACGCATTGTGCCAGAATGCCGACATCCGCGATGCCCTGCACTTGTACACGCTGTCAGGTGCTTACGGGCAACTGTTTGATGCCGACCAGGACGAACTCAAAAGCAGCTTCTGGCTGATGTTTGAGATGACCCATGTGATGGAGATGGGGGAACAGGTTGTCATCCCCACCTTGTCTTACCTGTTCCACCGTATCGAAAAACGCTTTGACGGCCGCCCAACCCTGCTGGTGCTGGACGAGTGCTGGCTATTCCTGCGCCACGGCATTTTTGCCAGCCGCCTGCAAAGCTGGTTGAAAACCCTGCGCAAACGCAACGTGTACGTGGTGTTTGCCACCCAGGAACCGGCGGATGCGGCGGAATCCAGCATCAGCCCCACCATTATCAGCGCCTGCCCAACCCGGATTTTCCTCCCCGATGCGGAAGCCACCGTCCCAGAGGTGGCGAAGTATTACAAAACCTTCGGCCTGACGGATGCCGAACTGCACATTATTGCCAACGCCCAACAGAAACGGGATTACTACTACCGCAGCATCAAGGGCAGGCGCTTGTTTACCCTTGATATGGGGCCGGTTGCACTGGCATTTGCTGGGTTCTCCAACCCCAAACAGCAAGTGTTCCTCGATACCATCGAAAAGAAGTTGCCAGCCAGCCGCTGGGCTGCCGCCATCCTTAAGTACAACCATCTGGACTGGGCAGTGGAGCTGCTCGAACCACCACGGAGGAAAGCTGCATGA
- a CDS encoding VirB3 family type IV secretion system protein: MSQRQANHPEGYEAPVHLSLVEPVLVAGLPRTVGFIYWTIVAALTIGMHQLWILPVAMLGHWGLARLTRFDPHFMAVVRAGLRHTKDKLP, encoded by the coding sequence ATGAGCCAACGGCAGGCCAACCACCCCGAAGGCTATGAAGCCCCTGTCCACCTGTCACTGGTGGAGCCGGTGCTGGTGGCTGGCCTGCCCCGCACGGTGGGGTTCATTTACTGGACTATCGTGGCTGCCCTGACCATCGGGATGCACCAGTTGTGGATTCTCCCGGTAGCCATGCTGGGGCATTGGGGGCTTGCCCGCCTGACCCGGTTTGACCCGCATTTCATGGCAGTTGTCCGTGCTGGCCTGCGCCACACAAAGGACAAGTTGCCGTGA
- a CDS encoding TrbC/VirB2 family protein, whose amino-acid sequence MPHYARHLSRLKSPLLFALLMLAGADAFAAGGGGAGLPWETPLQNLLASLTGPVAQVLGTIAIVFVGLGLAFSEGGGIMRKALWVVFGLSIAFAATTWGLTFLGFGGGASV is encoded by the coding sequence GTGCCGCACTATGCCCGTCATTTATCCCGCCTGAAATCCCCCCTGTTATTTGCCTTGCTGATGCTGGCGGGTGCTGATGCATTTGCTGCTGGTGGCGGCGGTGCCGGTTTGCCGTGGGAAACCCCGCTCCAGAACCTGCTGGCCTCCCTGACCGGCCCGGTGGCACAGGTACTCGGCACAATCGCCATCGTGTTCGTTGGCCTTGGCCTGGCTTTCTCCGAAGGTGGCGGCATCATGCGTAAAGCCCTCTGGGTCGTGTTCGGCCTGTCCATTGCGTTTGCTGCAACCACCTGGGGTCTGACCTTCCTCGGCTTTGGCGGTGGTGCCAGCGTATGA
- a CDS encoding Fic family protein: MALSDLMTRLDVPERTLNRWLAKLVEAGQVQATGQKRGRRYQLPQQVPTILPSSANHPLFSDFTLQCINRVRQPLITRDPCTYNTAWFDAYQPNQTFYLPAGQRQLLMQQGRQVSAELPAGTYAQRIFNRLLIDLSYNSSRLEGNTYSLPDTEKLLLEGVAADNKLDAERIMLLNHKEAIRFLVEGINRLEITTDNIRSIHYLLADGLVAPGAAGHIRSDAVRISSTTYIPMDNQERLARQMGLITAKAQAITDPFEQSFFLLVHIAYLQAFIDVNKRTSRLACNIPLVRHNLVPLSFNDIDKDDYASAVIVTYEQNDVIPLAELYVSSYLRSCKLYSATAEALGIDPLRVQYRQARRDMIRDIVQQCLHGDLLNAYIQAQVEKCVPECHREKFTSDLHTDLANLAPFSIAGMGISLRDLEAWQRGRM; encoded by the coding sequence GTGGCATTGTCTGATCTCATGACCAGACTGGATGTACCTGAGCGGACACTCAACCGCTGGCTGGCAAAACTGGTGGAGGCGGGGCAGGTACAGGCAACAGGCCAGAAACGGGGACGCCGTTACCAGTTGCCACAACAAGTTCCGACCATACTGCCCTCATCGGCAAACCATCCCCTGTTTTCAGATTTTACACTTCAATGCATCAACCGGGTCAGGCAACCCCTGATTACCCGTGATCCCTGTACTTACAATACAGCCTGGTTCGATGCCTACCAACCCAACCAGACATTCTACCTGCCAGCAGGGCAACGCCAACTGCTCATGCAACAGGGCAGGCAAGTCAGTGCCGAACTGCCTGCTGGCACTTATGCCCAGCGCATTTTCAACCGCCTTCTGATCGACTTGTCGTATAACTCTTCACGTCTGGAAGGCAACACCTATTCGTTGCCGGATACGGAAAAACTGTTGCTGGAAGGGGTTGCAGCAGACAACAAACTGGATGCAGAGCGGATCATGCTGCTCAACCACAAGGAGGCTATCCGCTTCTTGGTCGAGGGTATCAACCGTCTGGAAATCACCACAGACAATATCCGTTCCATTCATTACCTGCTGGCGGATGGGCTGGTAGCTCCCGGTGCTGCTGGACACATACGCAGTGACGCAGTGCGCATTTCCTCCACCACCTACATCCCGATGGATAACCAAGAGAGGCTGGCACGGCAAATGGGGCTGATCACTGCCAAAGCCCAAGCAATTACCGACCCATTTGAACAAAGCTTCTTCCTGCTCGTCCACATTGCTTACCTGCAAGCCTTCATCGACGTGAACAAACGCACTTCACGACTAGCTTGTAACATTCCACTGGTGCGTCATAACCTTGTCCCGCTGTCGTTCAATGACATTGACAAGGATGACTATGCCTCTGCCGTCATCGTGACCTATGAACAGAACGATGTAATTCCCCTGGCGGAACTGTATGTCAGCTCCTACCTGCGTTCCTGCAAACTTTACAGTGCCACCGCAGAAGCCTTGGGCATTGACCCGCTACGTGTACAGTACCGGCAAGCCCGCAGGGACATGATCCGGGACATTGTGCAGCAATGCCTGCATGGGGATCTCCTGAATGCTTACATCCAGGCACAAGTAGAAAAATGTGTCCCGGAATGCCACCGGGAAAAGTTCACCTCAGACTTGCACACCGACCTTGCCAACCTTGCCCCATTCAGCATCGCGGGTATGGGGATTTCCCTGAGAGATCTGGAAGCGTGGCAACGAGGAAGAATGTAA
- the radC gene encoding RadC family protein, translating into MPVFDTPAYKLLGRGSQALSDAELLSLFMGENVELARTTLLFNFQSLRELFLADEEDFKALGVSQMTYVQLRAVLELCQRWLGEKLQRGEPLSDPDAVRFYLSSRLRDLPSERFCVLFMDNRHRMIAFEELFNGTIDGASVHPREVVKRCLHHNAAAVIFAHNHPSGVPEPSQADERITQKLKEALKLIDVRVLDHFVVGDSVVSFAERGLL; encoded by the coding sequence ATCCCGGTTTTTGATACACCGGCTTACAAATTACTGGGCAGGGGTTCACAAGCCCTGTCGGATGCTGAATTGCTCAGCCTGTTCATGGGGGAGAACGTGGAGCTGGCACGCACCACGTTATTGTTTAACTTCCAGTCATTACGGGAATTGTTCCTTGCCGATGAGGAGGATTTTAAGGCATTAGGGGTCAGCCAGATGACCTATGTGCAATTGCGGGCAGTGCTGGAACTGTGCCAGCGGTGGCTAGGGGAAAAGTTGCAACGGGGTGAGCCGCTGAGTGACCCGGATGCCGTGCGGTTTTACCTCAGTTCACGTTTGCGTGATCTGCCATCAGAGCGGTTTTGTGTGTTGTTCATGGATAACCGTCACCGGATGATTGCGTTTGAAGAGCTGTTTAATGGCACGATTGACGGGGCAAGCGTACACCCCCGCGAAGTGGTGAAACGTTGTTTGCACCACAATGCCGCAGCGGTTATTTTTGCCCATAATCACCCTTCGGGTGTACCTGAACCCAGTCAGGCGGATGAGCGCATTACCCAGAAACTCAAAGAGGCACTGAAACTGATTGATGTGCGGGTGTTGGATCATTTTGTGGTAGGGGATTCGGTGGTGTCTTTTGCGGAACGTGGCCTGTTGTAG
- a CDS encoding SWIM zinc finger family protein gives MAKLTRTWWGEKFLNVLAISMDSRRLGRGRAYSGPNRLLTFAIHGAVAKATVRGNVNPYFGVYKEPRYQVEVKLKPFSAQDWDKLIDAISQNAACLSQLLLNEMPTAIENVFAQQNLHLLPQRSTDLISQCSCPDYASPCKHVAGVYYKLASLLDRDPLLLFQLRGMDPVRLQEKLAASPLGKALLEQLGEGGQALEYQTHRYPDPPRQPLAATGLKAFWQGSAPLPLVNASGKAATPAVLVKKGGDYPAFWERDNSFIGVMETLYTTVTDKNRAVL, from the coding sequence ATGGCTAAACTTACCCGTACTTGGTGGGGGGAGAAATTCCTCAACGTGCTTGCCATCAGCATGGACAGCCGGCGGTTGGGGCGCGGCAGGGCGTATTCCGGCCCCAACCGGCTACTGACGTTCGCCATCCATGGCGCGGTTGCCAAAGCCACGGTGCGCGGCAACGTCAACCCGTATTTTGGGGTCTACAAAGAACCCCGTTATCAGGTTGAGGTAAAGCTGAAACCGTTTTCCGCCCAAGACTGGGACAAGCTGATTGACGCCATCAGCCAGAATGCAGCGTGTTTGTCACAGTTGCTGCTGAATGAAATGCCCACGGCGATTGAAAACGTTTTTGCCCAACAAAACCTGCACCTGTTGCCCCAACGCAGCACTGACCTGATTAGCCAGTGTTCATGCCCCGATTACGCCTCGCCCTGCAAACATGTGGCAGGTGTCTATTACAAGCTAGCCTCGTTGCTTGACCGTGACCCGCTGCTGCTGTTCCAGCTACGCGGGATGGATCCCGTCAGGCTACAGGAAAAGCTGGCTGCCTCCCCCTTGGGCAAAGCCTTGCTGGAGCAGCTTGGGGAGGGTGGGCAAGCACTGGAATACCAGACCCACCGCTATCCTGACCCGCCCCGGCAACCCTTGGCAGCCACTGGCCTGAAAGCCTTCTGGCAGGGATCAGCCCCATTGCCATTGGTCAATGCCAGCGGCAAAGCGGCAACCCCGGCGGTCCTGGTCAAAAAAGGTGGGGATTACCCCGCATTCTGGGAGCGGGACAACTCGTTTATTGGGGTGATGGAAACTCTCTATACCACTGTGACCGACAAAAACAGGGCAGTGTTGTAA